One stretch of Chitinophagales bacterium DNA includes these proteins:
- a CDS encoding Txe/YoeB family addiction module toxin codes for MLLTFTENAWDDYQYWQKNNKKFCKKINALIKDIKRNPYEGLGKPEPLKFDLAGYWSRRIDQEHRLVYQFLDKELLIYACRYHYDS; via the coding sequence ATGCTTTTGACTTTTACGGAAAACGCATGGGATGATTATCAGTATTGGCAGAAAAACAATAAAAAATTCTGTAAAAAGATCAATGCATTGATCAAAGACATTAAGCGTAATCCCTATGAAGGTTTGGGAAAACCAGAGCCCCTAAAATTTGATTTAGCTGGGTATTGGTCCAGAAGGATAGATCAGGAACACAGGTTGGTTTATCAGTTCCTTGACAAGGAGCTGTTGATTTATGCCTGCCGCTATCATTATGATTCTTAG
- a CDS encoding type II toxin-antitoxin system Phd/YefM family antitoxin — translation MIVANYSEFRAGLKKFLDTIENDNETLIIKRKTGKGSVLISLEEYNSIMETVHLLSSKKNADRLYESINQMKTGKTVRPKIED, via the coding sequence ATGATTGTTGCCAATTATTCAGAATTCCGTGCTGGGCTAAAAAAATTTCTTGACACCATAGAAAACGATAATGAAACGCTTATTATCAAAAGAAAAACAGGCAAGGGTTCTGTTCTGATTTCTCTTGAGGAATACAACTCTATTATGGAAACCGTGCATTTATTAAGCTCCAAGAAAAATGCCGATAGATTGTATGAATCTATCAATCAAATGAAAACGGGAAAAACCGTAAGGCCAAAAATAGAGGATTAA
- a CDS encoding formyltransferase family protein, producing MVGTHSRHACLTGAAGHAFAGLQARLQNARQLWAVKSAGDKESGISIHFVNEKYDEGEIILQKKCSISDEDTPESIQQKVQKLEHEYFVEAIETILK from the coding sequence TTGGTAGGCACCCACAGTCGGCACGCCTGTTTGACTGGTGCAGCTGGGCACGCATTCGCTGGGCTTCAAGCTAGGCTGCAAAATGCGCGCCAGTTATGGGCTGTAAAATCAGCAGGAGATAAGGAAAGCGGCATCAGCATTCATTTTGTGAATGAAAAATACGATGAGGGCGAAATTATTCTTCAGAAAAAATGCAGTATTTCTGATGAAGACACACCTGAAAGCATTCAGCAAAAAGTGCAGAAACTCGAGCACGAATATTTTGTAGAGGCTATTGAGACTATTTTGAAATAA